Proteins from a genomic interval of Zingiber officinale cultivar Zhangliang chromosome 2A, Zo_v1.1, whole genome shotgun sequence:
- the LOC122044170 gene encoding uncharacterized protein LOC122044170: METLSADDPIAGESPPIPPAQLPDSSRLSQSQSDPPPSDCRTSLEGDGHGDSSEVLYPTPVDISGSEPKPEVDVHSVDQVTVLGFAAAGSPGASPFSIGDFVWVKTRSHPWWPALVFDPSDAPEVATKAYRSGGSAILVFFFGSDTFSWCEPAHLKPFSHDFHRMLKQSKSGSFVGSVVVALDEIGRRLQSELTCLCIPQENLPKYAASPLTGLPVKNLRPSEFLEHLCKVACDVTAADVLQVLALKSWVIAFGKGWTDCSPGYHHRRTTMELVDKIDLDVPPGDLGDGNGEGDDECWISGTGIQKSTKKSEENSHKSQKRRSIAALIAGMDLDTVECRVEANEETSNTKEETFSNRRERKKSKYLSPPYTCLASHTKSLDSPVAEVKSQRKAVDTSTTRHSATLSFCNYGQEEDTGKPELSMEGILIKDIFSEFLSTVINPLHFKKKPSAELMIKSFFMKYRSLMYSSGSGFLSYQKHQSETCDDDIGSPKQAIVNDCSAVGKLAGKQKKGKNAAKLEIETGSNPKQLTFNDNSEVEKSKGKQKKRKDMPISVVETVSSAKHETINDISEAQKSTGKQKKRKDADNSEMELDSSSKQGTVNDSTEAQNSTGKKKERKEAQAGLSSNEVTFNDSSEVQKSAVKSKKRKNASPEVGIGFIPESISHSEHGKAGLNKRIQMDETNIVVSANVDTQVINVIEDVHENINSKDGATEESVVLFPNNVDSLQPTDVGKRMNKGKTVHKGKKTEESALNVSEGCQESKSGRKKKKSKLANPVSIVNCKDIAHGLETNNAVLQRKDGEYFCSYPGALLLTFSPGVSLPSQNELVSAFCKFGVVIESETELLKETNSARIVFAKSTDAEKAFNSSDKNGVFAPPYTSYRLHYLPPIVCSHPIPPLLNACSPQPMPPLPNACSPHPMPPLLNACSSHPIPPLPYIRDSLERMISTLICSSEKETGPSDMMKPDARENLVGDMEGLLKKVKTLIDGAASALFQFSLDCARPNPFAQSAGNWTCMLDSDGSQQMLDSAMLHFIWAEIIDLFIVINLLFIPSMSDTVLTGYRQSIDNIDAALVFMLAERFKVTQAVGEYKAKNGLPPSVGRHVPPFGHYVLSH, encoded by the exons ATGGAAACCCTATCTGCCGACGATCCTATCGCCGGAGAGTCTCCACCTATACCACCAGCCCAACTCCCAGACTCTTCCCGACTATCTCAGTCTCAATCCGATCCACCACCCTCCGATTGTAGGACATCTCTCGAGGGGGATGGGCATGGCGACTCCTCCGAGGTACTATATCCAACCCCAGTAGACATCTCCGGATCCGAACCTAAACCCGAGGTGGATGTACATTCCGTCGACCAAGTTACGGTACTAGGGTTTGCTGCAGCCGGATCGCCGGGTGCTTCCCCTTTCTCCATCGGCGATTTCGTGTGGGTGAAGACCAGGAGTCATCCCTGGTGGCCGGCGCTGGTTTTCGATCCTTCTGATGCTCCTGAAGTCGCCACGAAAGCTTACAGGAGTGGTGGTTCGGCCATCCTCGTCTTCTTCTTTGGTAGCGACACCTTTTCCTGGTGCGAACCGGCTCACCTTAAGCCATTTTCTCATGATTTCCATCGCATGCTTAAGCAGAGCAAGTCTGGTAGCTTCGTAGGATCCGTCGTGGTTGCCCTGGATGAGATTGGGCGGCGCCTTCAGTCAGAGCTGACTTGCCTTTGTATTCCGCAGGAGAACCTACCCAAGTATGCTGCAAGTCCTCTCACTGGACTTCCTGTTAAAAATCTCCGCCCGTCGGAGTTCCTTGAGCATCTTTGTAAGGTGGCTTGTGATGTTACCGCGGCTGATGTGCTCCAAGTTCTAGCTCTTAAGAGTTGGGTGATTGCTTTTGGAAAGGGGTGGACTGATTGTTCGCCTGGGTACCATCATCGTCGCACAACAATGGAGTTGGTGGACAAGATCGACCTTGATGTACCACCTGGGGACTTGGGTGATGGAAATGGAGAGGGAGATGATGAGTGTTGGATCAGTGGAACTGGTATTCAAAAAAGCACTAAGAAATCTGAGGAAAATTCACATAAGAGCCAGAAGAGAAGGAGCATAGCAGCGCTCATTGCTGGAATGGATTTGGATACTGTTGaa TGTCGTGTTGAAGCCAATGAAGAAACCTCCAACACCAAAGAAGAAACCTTCTCAAATAGACGGGAGAGAAAAAAGAGCAAGTACCTTTCACCTCCTTACACTTGTTTGGCTTCACATACCAAGTCTTTGGACTCACCAGTTGCTGAGGTGAAATCACAAAGGAAGGCTGTTGACACCTCCACCACTAGACACTCTGCAACCTTGTCGTTTTGTAACTATGGGCAGGAAGAGGATACTGGTAAGCCTGAACTCAGTATGGAAGGCATATTAATTAAAGACATATTCTCAGAGTTCCTCTCCACGGTTATCAATCCACTACATTTTAAGAAGAAACCATCAGCTGAGTTGATGATCAAAAGCTTCTTCATGAAATACAGAAGTTTGATGTATTCTAGTGGATCTGGCTTCCTAAGTTACCAGAAGCATCAGAGTGAAACCTGTGATGATGACATTGGATCTCCCAAACAGGCCATTGTCAATGATTGCTCTGCAGTTGGAAAACTTGCAGGGAaacagaagaaggggaagaatgCTGCTAAATTAGAGATAGAAACAGGGTCGAATCCAAAGCAGTTAACTTTCAATGATAACTCTGAAGTTGAAAAGTccaaagggaaacaaaaaaagAGAAAGGATATGCCTATATCAGTGGTAGAAACAGTTTCAAGTGCAAAACATGAAACTATCAATGATATCTCTGAAGCCCAAAAGTCCACTGGTAAACAGAAAAAGAGAAAGGATGCTGATAATTCTGAGATGGAACTAGATTCTAGTTCAAAACAGGGTACTGTCAATGATAGCACTGAAGCCCAAAATTCTACagggaaaaagaaagagaggaaAGAGGCACAGGCTGGTTTAAGTTCAAATGAGGTAACCTTCAATGATAGCTCTGAAGTGCAGAAATCTGCTGTTAAATCGAAAAAGAGAAAGAATGCTAGTCCAGAGGTCGGGATAGGTTTTATCCCTGAATCAATTAGTCATTCTGAACATGGCAAAGCTGGGCTGAATAAAAGGATCCAAATGGATGAAACTAACATTGTAGTGTCTGCCAATGTGGATACTCAagttataaatgttatagaagatGTGCATGAAAACATAAATAGCAAAGATGGAGCTACTGAAGAGAGTGTGGTTCTGTTCCCTAATAATGTTGATTCTTTGCAACCAACTGATGTTGGAAAAAGGATGAACAAAGGCAAGACGGTGCACAAAGGAAAAAAAACTGAAGAGTCTGCCCTTAATGTTTCAGAGGGTTGTCAAGAAAGCAAATCtggtaggaagaagaagaagagcaaactTGCCAATCCTGTATCTATAGTTAATTGTAAGGACATTGCCCATGGGTTGGAGACAAACAATGCTGTGCTGCAGAGGAAGGATGGTGAATATTTTTGCAGTTACCCTGGAGCTCTTCTCTTAACTTTTTCCCCAGGAGTTTCTCTGCCCTCCCAAAATGAACTTGTTTCCGCATTCTGCAAGTTTGGTGTTGTAATAGAATCAGAAACAGAGTTACTGAAAGAAACTAACAGTGCTCGAATTGTGTTTGCCAAAAGCACTGATGCAGAGAAAGCCTTCAATAGCTCAGACAAGAATGGTGTCTTTGCACCACCTTATACTAGTTATCGTCTTCATTATCTTCCTCCAATTGTATGTTCTCATCCAATCCCTCCACTTCTAAATGCATGTTCTCCGCAACCAATGCCTCCACTTCCAAATGCATGTTCTCCGCATCCGATGCCTCCACTTCTAAATGCATGTTCTTCTCATCCGATCCCTCCACTTCCTTACATAAGAGATAGTCTAGAAAGGATGATATCTACACTGATTTGTTCGTCAGAGAAGGAGACTGGGCCATCAGATATGATGAAGCCTGATGCAAGGGAAAATCTTGTGGGTGACATGGAGGGTCTCCTGAAGAAAGTTAAAACTTTGATAGATGGGGCTGCTTCTG CTTTGTTCCAGTTTAGTCTAGATTGTGCACGACCCAATCCTTTTGCTCAGTCAGCTGGAAACTGGACATGC ATGCTAGATTCTGATGGCAGTCAACAGATGCTAGATTCTGCTATGTTACACTTCATATGGGCCGAGATAATTGATTTGTTCATTGTTATCAATCTTCTTTTCAT